A window from Triticum aestivum cultivar Chinese Spring chromosome 6D, IWGSC CS RefSeq v2.1, whole genome shotgun sequence encodes these proteins:
- the LOC123145110 gene encoding tobamovirus multiplication protein 3 — MAAAALAPALAPVPLPAAFAGWWEHVNGSPAWQDGIFWALAALYGLIAASSFIQVARIQHRVPEYGWTTQKVFQFLNFLVNGARCSIFAFRRQVQLVNPQIFQHVILDLPGLAFFTTYAMLALFWAEISYQARGLDTDGLRSGFYIINGVVYAMQVLVWVLLWLNPNPSMLVLSKLFIAGLSFSAALGFLLYGGRLFLMLKRFPIESKGRQQKLSEVGRVATICSCCFLARCVMMCFAAFNKDADLDVLDHPILNFIYYLLVEIVPSALVLYILRRIPSKLKLAHYHPLSSG; from the exons atggcggcggcggcgctggcaccGGCTCTGGCGCCGGTGCCCTTGCCGGCGGCCTTCGCGGGGTGGTGGGAGCACGTGAACGGCTCGCCGGCGTGGCAGGACGGGATCTTCTGGGCCCTCGCCGCACTCTACGGCCtcatcgccgcctcctccttc ATCCAAGTTGCCAGAATACAGCACAGAGTGCCTGAATATGGATGGACAACACAAAAGGTCTTCCAGTTCCTTAATTTCTTGGTTAATGGAG CAAGGTGTTCCATCTTTGCTTTTCGTCGCCAAGTGCAACTAGTGAACCCTCAG ATCTTTCAGCATGTTATTCTTGATCTGCCGGGGCTTGCATTCTTCACTACCTATGCAATGTTGGCACTTTTCTGGGCTGAAATATCTTATCAAGCACGTGGTCTAGACACTGATGGCCTCAGATCAGGTTTCTATATTATTAATGGTGTCGTTTATGCAATGCAG GTTTTGGTGTGGGTATTGTTGTGGTTGAATCCAAATCCATCTATGCTTGTGCTTTCAAAGTTATTCATTGCGGGACTGTCATTTTCCGCTGCCCTGGGTTTTCTGCTGTACGGAGGGAG GCTATTCCTCATGTTGAAGCGTTTCCCTATCGAGTCTAAAGGGAGGCAACAAAAGCTGAGCGAGGTCGGCAGAGTGGCCACTATTTGTTCCTGTTGCTTCTTGGCAAGATGCGTAATG ATGTGTTTCGCTGCCTTCAATAAAGATGCTGATCTGGATGTTCTTGACCATCCAATTCTGAATTTCATATATTACCTC CTTGTTGAAATTGTTCCTTCGGCTCTTGTCCTGTACATTCTGCGGAGGATCCCTTCGAAGCTAAAGCTCGCACATTACCATCCCCTCAGCAGCGGCTAG
- the LOC123145113 gene encoding protein SLOW GREEN 1, chloroplastic, whose amino-acid sequence MAFLAGAASIRSPFALVSSSRRRYDLPTAVKATTNSNSVPPHPIISSLRLAASAAVLLAATSPAIACTPSPPPPPALTVTVSPEDAIQDDSHPFEKLIVETAALSRFGGAEAARARLSAAGGGEQHARLLAAQSLFVDGKADEAIAAFEELAREDPGDYRPLFCQYVLYSVLGRAAESESMLERCQAIAGDKLSANLTMPISATKEVEAGEEADAEPVTEKTETEAEGEKL is encoded by the coding sequence atggCCTTCCTCGCCGGCGCAGCCTCCATCCGCAGCCCCTTCGCCCTCGTCTCCTCCTCCCGGCGCCGGTACGATCTACCCACGGCCGTGAAGGCCACCACCAATTCGAATTCGGTTCCTCCCCACCCAATCATCTCCTccctccgcctcgccgcctccgccgcggtcCTCCTCGCGGCTACCTCACCGGCCATCGCGTGCACACCGTCCCCGCCTCCGCCCCCCGCGCTCACCGTCACGGTCTCACCCGAGGACGCCATCCAGGACGACTCCCACCCCTTCGAGAAGCTCATCGTCGAGACCGCCGCCCTCTCCCGTTTCGGCGGCGCGGAGGCCGCGCGGGCCCGCCTCTCTGCCGCCGGAGGCGGCGAGCAACATGCCCGGCTCCTCGCGGCGCAGTCGCTCTTCGTGGACGGCAAGGCCGACGAGGCGATCGCCGCCTTCGAGGAGCTCGCGCGGGAGGACCCCGGCGACTACCGCCCCCTGTTCTGCCAGTACGTCCTGTACTCTGTTCTGGGCAGGGCGGCGGAGTCGGAGTCGATGCTCGAGCGCTGCCAGGCGATCGCCGGCGACAAATTAAGCGCCAATTTGACAATGCCGATCTCGGCGAccaaggaggtggaagcaggagagGAGGCAGATGCTGAGCCCGTGACAGAGAAGACGGAAACAGAGGCGGAGGGGGAGAAGCTGTGA
- the LOC123142614 gene encoding helicase sen1, with translation MEQQGTYPVRLIWGPPGTGKTKTISTLLLSMMVKNHRTLTCAPTNTAVVEVASRILSLIEESSAGGGNGCFLSDVVLFGNEDRMNVDQDLTKIFLEKRVRRLQKCLMPSSGWTSCLSSMVRILEEPLVQYASYVEETKRLIEELAKKEKEELAKKKAKNKVVEVKEDLTKKEADKKSIKIQSFKEYFMSSYKRIEDDLRTCIDTFCDDLPRSATSRQNFRCMTEVLHLLTDFGKQVQSEPEKQLQTLFRDTSDGKNSCLFQSLVSYAEDSVRSELKQARAQCIEKLNYLSNNFDLPDIFDKRSIEEFLLQKSKSVLCTASSSARLHYLQKAEPFDILVVDEAAQLKECESMIPLQIPGIRLAVLIGDEYQLPALVKSQVCYEADFGRSLFERLSSLGHPKHLLNVQYRMHPGISKFPVSSFYGGQIDDGENVLRRDYERKHLTGPMYGSYSFINIEGGKESSGKHDKSLINTIEVAAVTRIVQRLFRESVETRRKLSVGVVSPYKGQVRAIQEKLGKTYETHGGFSVKVRSVDGFQGAEEDIIIFSTVRSNSTGSVGFLNNVNRTNVALTRAKHCLWIVGNATTLVSSKTVWQKIVADAKERGCFFNANDDTDLSGAIVKAVIELDEVESALSMEMGNLRIGGSRNPRQSTYEVLVVGEQKELPAMCSARRADDEHPRKYPNCRVKAHWRILSAGFQ, from the exons ATGGAGCAGCAGGGTACATATCCGGTGCGTCTGATATGGGGGCCTCCCGGCACAGGGAAGACGAAGACGATCAGCACCCTCCTGTTGTCCATGATGGTCAAGAACCACAGAACGCTGACCTGCGCTCCGACCAACACTGCGGTGGTGGAGGTGGCTTCTCGGATCCTCAGCCTCATCGAGGAATCCTCCGCCGGCGGTGGAAATGGCTGCTTTCTGAGTGATGTTGTGCTGTTCGGAAACGAGGACCGGATGAACGTCGACCAGGACCTCACGAAGATCTTCCTGGAGAAGCGTGTTCGCCGTCTCCAGAAGTGCTTGATGCCAAGTTCAGGGTGGACCAGTTGCCTGAGCTCCATGGTACGGATTCTCGAGGAACCTTTGGTTCAGTATGCTTCCTACGTTGAGGAGACTAAAAGGCTGATCGAGGAACTTGCCAAGAAGGAAAAGGAGGAACTTGCGAAGAAGAAGGCGAAGAACAAAGTGGTGGAGGTGAAGGAGGATCTTACTAAGAAGGAAGCAGATAAGAAGAGCATAAAGATACAGTCGTTCAAAGAATATTTCATGAGTAGCTACAAACGAATCGAGGATGATCTGCGCACCTGCATCGATACTTTCTGCGACGATCTCCCAAGATCCGCCACATCTAGACAGAATTTCCGTTGCATGACGGAGGTTCTGCACCTGCTTACAGACTTTGGGAAACAAGTGCAGTCCGAACCAGAGAAGCAGCTGCAGACGCTGTTCAGAGATACGTCGGACGGGAAGAACAGCTGCCTGTTTCAGAGTCTGGTGTCATACGCGGAAGACAGCGTGCGCTCAGAGCTTAAGCAGGCGAGAGCCCAGTGCATCGAGAAGCTGAATTACCTGTCCAACAACTTCGACCTCCCGGACATTTTCGACAAGCGGTCCATCGAGGAGTTCTTGCTGCAGAAGAGCAAGAGCGTGCTCTGCACCGCGTCCAGCTCCGCCCGCCTGCACTACCTGCAGAAGGCGGAGCCGTTCGACATCCTCGTCGTCGACGAGGCGGCGCAGCTCAAGGAGTGCGAGTCGATGATACCTCTGCAGATTCCTGGGATCCGGCTCGCTGTTCTCATCGGCGATGAATACCAGCTGCCGGCGCTCGTGAAGAGCCAG GTGTGCTATGAAGCCGACTTCGGGAGGAGCCTGTTCGAGAGGCTGAGTTCGCTGGGGCACCCCAAGCACCTTCTTAATGTGCAGTACAGGATGCACCCGGGGATAAGCAAGTTCCCGGTCTCGAGCTTCTACGGCGGCCAGATCGACGACGGTGAGAACGTCCTGCGCAGAGACTACGAGCGCAAGCACCTGACCGGCCCGATGTACGGGTCCTACTCCTTCATCAACATCGAAGGTGGAAAGGAGAGCTCCGGCAAGCACGACAAGAGCCTCATCAACACCATCGAGGTCGCCGCCGTGACCCGGATCGTGCAGAGGCTCTTCCGAG AGTCGGTGGAGACGAGGAGGAAGCTGAGCGTGGGCGTGGTGTCGCCGTACAAGGGCCAGGTCCGCGCCATCCAGGAGAAGCTGGGCAAGACGTACGAGACGCACGGCGGGTTCTCGGTGAAGGTCCGGTCGGTGGACGGGTTCCAGGGCGCCGAGGAGGACATCATCATCTTCTCCACCGTGCGGAGCAACAGCACCGGCTCCGTCGGCTTCCTCAACAACGTGAACCGCACCAACGTGGCGCTCACACGGGCCAA GCACTGTCTGTGGATCGTGGGGAACGCGACCACGTTGGTGAGCAGCAAGACGGTGTGGCAGAAGATAGTGGCGGACGCCAAGGAGAGGGGCTGCTTCTTCAACGCCAACGACGACACGGACCTATCGGGCGCGATCGTCAAGGCCGTCATCGAGCTCGATGAAGTGGAGAGCGCGCTGAGCATGGAGATGGGCAACCTCCGCATCGGCGGGTCACG AAATCCAAGACAAAGTACGTATGAAGTTCTGGTCGTCGGCGAGCAGAAGGAATTACCAGCCATGTGCTCTGCAAGACG GGCGGATGACGAGCATCCACGCAAATATCCTAACTGTCGCGTCAAAGCCCACTGGCGCATCTTAAGCGCCGGGTTTCAGTGA